TGCCAATAGCCATGTCATATCTCCTTCGGGTGCAGTGCCCGGAGTCGCATTGTGCGGACTCCGTGTCGCCGCGATGATTGCCCCGCCGGAAATGACCGGAAATACAAAAGTGCTCCCACCGGCCGAAAGGCGGTGAGGGCACTTGAAGTTTTTTGGGAACCACAACTGCAACTGAGATCGACAGTAGCACGGTGTGGCCTGCTCCGGGTGGTGAAAAAGTCCCTTCCGGGCGTCGCACGAGAAACCCTCAGAGCGCCTGGCGCTGATTTCTCTCACGGCCGGCGCACATATTGGTTCGCTCGAAACGCAGCGTTTCTGCGGCAGGGGGCAGGGCCCGGGGATCACCCCCTGCTCTGCGGGGCGATATGGCCGTGAATCCGGAACCTGCCGACCGCTTCACCACCGGCCGACCGCAGGCTGACCGCCACCGGACCCGCGAACGTATATCCCTGCTCGGCGGCGTGGCGGTGCACCTGGGCGGCGAGGTAGCGGCTCAGCTCGGTGCTGGTGGTGGTGAGCCGGCGGTGGCTCTCCGGCGGCAGGTCGATGACGAACGAATTGGGCACGAGAACGCGCTCGCGCCCGAGGATCAACGCGCTGTCGTCGCACTGCCTGCGCAGTATGGCGACCACTTCCCCGCGCTGCTGTTTGGGCGGCGACAGCAGGGTCCACACGGTGGTCGTCCAACGCTCCATGGTGTGCTCGATCAGGCTGATGACTCGCATGGAGCTCCCGCTGCCCAGCGCCCGCGGCCGCACACTCCCCCGATCGGGTGGCCGGTCCGGTGGGGCGGAACCGGATCAGCCCGCGGCCGTGGGATGCTGCCCCGCCCCGACGACCAGGGCATAGGGGCCGATGCCGACGAGGCGGCTGCCGGGGACCTGCTCGCGCCCCACGTGGAGATCGCCCACGCTGCCGGTGTCCGGGTCGAAGGTGACCTCGGTGAGCGTGCCGATGTCCTCGCCGTACTCGGTGAGGACCCGCTTGCCCAGCAGCCTCTTGTGCGCGCGGGAGTGCGAGCCGCCGTGACCCGCCTCCGTCGCGTCCGTGCCGCCGGTGTCGATGATCACGGCGTCCGGCCCCATGCCGCGCACCCGCGCCCAAGGGACGCTGTCGCCGCCGCTCTTGGCGTCCCGCAGGTACAGCTCCGTGATCCGGCGGGTCAGCGGATCGATGCCGAGTCCCGCGAGCTCCCCGGCGGGGCGCGCGTCCTCGGCGCTGATGACCGGATGACCCAGGACCTGGCTGAGCAGCATCATCGGCCGTTCCCCTTCCGGAATCCCGTCTCACCCGCGGTCCGCGTCCGCTGCCGGTCCGCGGCCAGCGCGTCGAGGTCGTCCACCGCCTGCCCGGCCAGCCGCGCCGGGATCACCAACGTGTCCCCGGTCATCGCCAGTTGACCGTGCGTCGGCAAAAAGGCCCTGCGCTCGTGCCGGCCCATCGCCTCGGTGGTCGTGATCTCGAAGCCCACCACCCGCCCGCTCGTGCCGCCCTCGACCACCGCGTCCAGCACCGTGCCCAGTTCAAGCCCCGCATCGCTCAGTACCCGGGCGCCACGCACCTGTCCCGTGTCGGCCTCGCCCCTGTCCACCACCGCGTCCCTGGCCTGTAGGACCTCGGTGGACGGGATCATCACCGCGTCCGGCCCCAGCGCGTGGACCCCGGACCAGGGCAGGCTCTGCTTGAGCGGACCGGACAGCAGCCCGCGGCCCGCCAGCGTGAAACCGGTGATCCGTGCGCCCGCCGCGTCGAAGACGGTGTCCTTCACCTGGGCCACCGCTTCCCCGCCGAGCGTGACCACGGGCCGCTTGGTCAGTTCGGCGGCGAGCATCAGCGTGCTCACCGGATCCTCCCGCCGCCCGCGCGGCGACCCCGCCGGACCACGATCGCGCCGCCGCCACGGCGCCGTGCCTGGGTCCCGAGGACCGCACCGGCCAGCAGGAGCAGTGCGACCAGTACCAGGGCCAGCCACATCCACCAGATCACAGCCGTCCACCTCCCGTGTCATCCCGCGGGTGACCCGAGTTCCCCGGAAGGGGTTTTCTATACGGCGAGTCAAGTCACGGGAATGTAACGGGAGATGGTGGGTAAGAGCCCGTGCACAGCGCGCTCTCGCCCGGAGGGTGCCATCTGTTTCGGGAGTGACGACGGTGGCCTCGACGACCAGCAGCCCAGGACCCACGATGTCGTACGCCGAACGACATACCGCCGACCCCGACATCAGCCGCCGCACGGCCGACCTCCGCGCCCTCTCCAAGACGCTGTTCGCCCGGCTGGACGCCGTGGAGGAAGGAACGCCGGAGCACTCCTACGTACGCAACTCGCTGGTGGAGCTGAACCTCAACCTCGTGCGGTACGCGGCGCACCGGATGCGCCCGCGCGACGAATCGTACGAAGACGTCGTCCAGGTGGGCACGATCGGTCTGATCAAGGCGATCAACCGCTTCGAGCTGGAGCGGGGCGTGGAGTTCACCACCTTCGCGCTACCGACGATCATGGGCGAGATCAAGCGCTTCTTCCGCGACACCACCTGGGCCGTGCGCGTTCCCCGCCGGCTGCAGGAGCTCCGCATCGACCTGGTGAAGGCCACCACCGATCTCGAGCAGACGAACGGGCACACCCCGACCACGGCCGAACTCGCCGAGCACCTGGACCTGGACGAGGCCGAGATCAGCGAAGGTCTCACCGCGGCCAACGGCTACACCACGGCCTCCCTGGACTTCCCCGCCGACGGCGTCGACTCCGACGACACGCTGGCCGACCACGTCGGCTACCGCGATCCGGAGCTGGACAAGGTCGAGGACCTGCACTCCCTGAAGCCGCTCATCGCCGCGCTGCCGGAACGCGAACGCCAGATCCTCGGGATGCGCTTCGCCGCCGACATGACGCAGAGTGAGATCGGTGCGGAGCTGGGCATTTCCCAGATGCACGTCTCACGCATCCTCAGCAGGACCCTCGGACGCCTGCGGGGCAAGCTCCTCGACAAGAGGTAGCGGCAGCGGGGCGCACGCCGTGCGGAGCTG
This Streptomyces sp. NBC_01283 DNA region includes the following protein-coding sequences:
- a CDS encoding PRC-barrel domain-containing protein, with the protein product MSTLMLAAELTKRPVVTLGGEAVAQVKDTVFDAAGARITGFTLAGRGLLSGPLKQSLPWSGVHALGPDAVMIPSTEVLQARDAVVDRGEADTGQVRGARVLSDAGLELGTVLDAVVEGGTSGRVVGFEITTTEAMGRHERRAFLPTHGQLAMTGDTLVIPARLAGQAVDDLDALAADRQRTRTAGETGFRKGNGR
- a CDS encoding FhaA domain-containing protein translates to MRVISLIEHTMERWTTTVWTLLSPPKQQRGEVVAILRRQCDDSALILGRERVLVPNSFVIDLPPESHRRLTTTSTELSRYLAAQVHRHAAEQGYTFAGPVAVSLRSAGGEAVGRFRIHGHIAPQSRG
- a CDS encoding RNA polymerase sigma factor SigF; this encodes MSYAERHTADPDISRRTADLRALSKTLFARLDAVEEGTPEHSYVRNSLVELNLNLVRYAAHRMRPRDESYEDVVQVGTIGLIKAINRFELERGVEFTTFALPTIMGEIKRFFRDTTWAVRVPRRLQELRIDLVKATTDLEQTNGHTPTTAELAEHLDLDEAEISEGLTAANGYTTASLDFPADGVDSDDTLADHVGYRDPELDKVEDLHSLKPLIAALPERERQILGMRFAADMTQSEIGAELGISQMHVSRILSRTLGRLRGKLLDKR
- a CDS encoding PRC-barrel domain-containing protein produces the protein MMLLSQVLGHPVISAEDARPAGELAGLGIDPLTRRITELYLRDAKSGGDSVPWARVRGMGPDAVIIDTGGTDATEAGHGGSHSRAHKRLLGKRVLTEYGEDIGTLTEVTFDPDTGSVGDLHVGREQVPGSRLVGIGPYALVVGAGQHPTAAG